One stretch of Pirellulales bacterium DNA includes these proteins:
- a CDS encoding DUF6666 family protein: MVGNYQASGVAASVPDQNSPAATIQAAQPLDQAIEGNMDCPDCDCRRWCDNLSFFLGLEGSKQPQDFGVNANFGGRFSVNWGAPISEDLGIGFQIGTAINATSNAVQVFQRVDGETGRTQSYTTIGIFQRTPCGWKWGAAYDLLEEEYYDDFNLGQWRAKVGYDWTPCDEIGGQASIHDHSDSGFFAGAIPVTLGPITQGSLYWRHTWETQVETTFWTGMAEGHSRPNLALGDLAPDRNEFVFGADIFVPLNDHLVLFGEANFIMPSASGTVDSYLGFEYYPGGGASHARQNTFAPMFPVANSTSFSVDLIR, translated from the coding sequence GTAACTATCAGGCGAGCGGTGTCGCCGCCTCTGTTCCGGACCAGAATTCGCCCGCAGCAACCATCCAGGCGGCCCAGCCTCTCGATCAGGCGATCGAGGGCAACATGGACTGCCCCGACTGCGATTGTCGTCGCTGGTGCGACAATCTTTCCTTCTTCTTGGGGCTGGAGGGTTCCAAACAGCCGCAAGATTTCGGCGTGAACGCCAATTTCGGCGGCCGTTTTTCCGTGAACTGGGGCGCGCCGATCAGCGAGGACCTGGGCATCGGGTTCCAGATCGGCACGGCCATCAATGCCACGAGCAACGCGGTGCAAGTGTTTCAACGCGTTGACGGCGAAACCGGGCGAACCCAAAGCTACACGACCATTGGCATTTTCCAGCGCACTCCGTGCGGATGGAAATGGGGAGCAGCCTACGATCTGCTCGAGGAAGAATACTACGACGATTTCAACTTGGGTCAGTGGCGCGCCAAGGTTGGCTACGATTGGACTCCCTGCGACGAGATCGGAGGGCAAGCCAGCATCCACGATCACAGCGACTCGGGCTTCTTCGCCGGAGCGATACCAGTCACGCTGGGCCCAATTACACAGGGCAGCCTCTATTGGCGCCACACCTGGGAGACCCAGGTCGAGACGACCTTTTGGACCGGCATGGCCGAGGGGCACAGCCGTCCGAACCTGGCGCTCGGCGATCTTGCGCCTGATCGGAATGAATTCGTTTTCGGCGCCGACATTTTCGTCCCACTGAACGATCATCTCGTCTTGTTCGGCGAGGCCAATTTCATCATGCCGTCGGCCTCTGGCACCGTGGATTCGTACTTGGGGTTCGAGTACTACCCAGGCGGCGGCGCGAGCCACGCGCGGCAAAATACATTCGCGCCGATGTTCCCGGTGGCCAACAGCACGTCGTTCTCCGTCGATCTGATTCGTTGA
- a CDS encoding protein kinase, which yields MSINQSSFAADSGPPSSQTFALGPAGGSPTPTDLAAATRIEPQIGEPLPVEDGATAAAPEFNAGQTDPDSPLDPATPFPVPAARRGQLVPGQRLGNYRIVEKLGEGGMGAVFKAESLEDGQTVAIKVLSPAVIGNPQAVRRFQKEARLLAAVNNPYIANLLEVSEDQGRHFLVLEYVSGTSLKEVLGRRGTLDEHEALAIMADVARALVDPHEQGIVHRDVKPENILLTAVGSADLHEARQGTRTDWLNSRPQIKLLDFGIARQMDQSESLCITQAGAILGTPLYMAPEQCKGNAKITPQTDVYAIGVTLFELLSGRPPFQSEDSLKIATMHCLEPPPALAKLNPALSEGVIRIVETALAKRPEARFADAGQMLRDIERLVRGEASNIDLHPLVPPHDPSRLFRSDFVWDLQASPEQLWPYVSNTERLNRAVGLPSVTYQTQFDADRGPRKFGAFSLAGMNIAWEEHPFEWVEGQRMGILREFTRGPFKWFLSIVELLPRPEGGTRLKHIVRIEPRNWLGRVVAGLEVSLKGRKRLDRVYHRMDAVLTGKLGHAPALDPYGEPERLQAAQRRRLDERLGTLAALGVERPLIELLGDYLAHAPAQDLARIRPLTLANRFDLPGQNLIDACLAATTTGLLELHWDILCPTCRVSADVKDTLREIQRHARCEVCNLDFELDFAKSVEMIFRAHPEVRKAELGTYCAGGPEHSPHVLAQLRLDPGECMEAELALAEGEYLLRGPQLPQSIKIRVRPSGAPSHENIRLNAEFDPRTVLSLRAGKQRLAINNEYARQLLVRIERCVPRTDVVTAAHASTLAQFRALFPGEILKAGQLMQLETITLLVTAVERLDALHAELGDAEVYLRLQDHIQTLEAAVRQAGGTVVKVQSDGVVAAFSDVAAALHAGMTLLTGDESMAEPDPLRIKVGIHRGRALVTTLNDRLDYFGATARIAASLPQFARGGELILTEAVHSDPLATALIEQSGLVTDLVQLELPGLARQYAIRLTIPTRQGAEPESSTVEKAATI from the coding sequence ATGTCGATCAATCAAAGCTCGTTCGCAGCCGATTCCGGGCCTCCGTCGTCGCAAACGTTCGCTCTGGGGCCGGCCGGTGGTTCGCCAACTCCAACCGATCTTGCCGCGGCAACTCGGATTGAACCCCAAATCGGTGAACCGCTTCCAGTCGAAGACGGCGCTACGGCCGCGGCGCCGGAATTCAACGCAGGGCAAACCGATCCGGACTCGCCGTTGGATCCGGCCACCCCGTTTCCAGTGCCCGCGGCGCGCCGCGGGCAATTGGTCCCGGGTCAGCGCCTGGGCAATTACCGCATCGTCGAGAAGCTCGGCGAAGGAGGCATGGGAGCTGTCTTTAAGGCCGAGAGCCTCGAAGATGGCCAGACGGTGGCGATCAAGGTCCTCAGCCCAGCGGTCATCGGCAATCCCCAAGCTGTGCGGCGGTTCCAAAAAGAGGCCCGGCTCTTAGCCGCCGTCAACAATCCGTATATTGCGAATCTGCTCGAAGTGAGCGAAGACCAGGGACGCCACTTTCTCGTGCTGGAATACGTTTCCGGCACGAGCCTCAAGGAAGTCCTCGGGCGGCGAGGCACGCTCGACGAACACGAGGCTCTGGCGATCATGGCCGACGTCGCACGAGCGCTTGTCGATCCGCACGAGCAGGGAATCGTACATCGCGACGTCAAACCCGAAAATATCTTGTTGACCGCCGTCGGCAGCGCGGACCTTCACGAGGCACGCCAAGGCACGCGCACGGATTGGCTCAACTCCCGGCCACAAATCAAACTGCTCGATTTCGGCATCGCTCGACAGATGGACCAGTCGGAATCGCTTTGCATCACGCAGGCCGGCGCGATCCTGGGCACGCCTTTGTACATGGCGCCGGAGCAATGCAAGGGCAATGCCAAAATCACGCCGCAAACCGACGTGTACGCGATCGGCGTCACGCTATTCGAGTTGCTCTCGGGAAGGCCGCCGTTTCAGTCGGAAGATTCGCTTAAAATCGCGACGATGCATTGTCTCGAGCCGCCGCCGGCCCTAGCCAAGCTGAATCCGGCGCTGAGCGAGGGGGTCATTCGGATCGTGGAAACGGCGCTGGCCAAGCGCCCTGAAGCCCGGTTCGCCGACGCCGGACAGATGCTCCGCGATATCGAGCGTTTGGTCCGCGGCGAGGCGTCGAACATCGATCTCCATCCCCTCGTGCCGCCTCACGATCCGAGCCGATTGTTCCGGTCCGATTTTGTCTGGGACCTCCAAGCCTCCCCGGAGCAACTATGGCCATACGTTTCCAACACGGAACGGCTCAATCGGGCGGTCGGATTGCCCTCGGTGACATACCAAACTCAATTCGATGCCGACCGCGGTCCGCGCAAGTTTGGCGCGTTCAGTCTGGCCGGCATGAATATCGCTTGGGAAGAACATCCCTTCGAATGGGTCGAAGGACAGCGGATGGGAATCCTGCGCGAGTTCACCCGCGGACCGTTCAAATGGTTTTTGAGCATCGTTGAACTGTTGCCACGGCCGGAAGGGGGCACGCGGCTGAAGCACATCGTTCGTATCGAGCCCCGGAATTGGTTGGGACGCGTCGTCGCCGGCCTCGAGGTCAGTCTCAAAGGCCGGAAGCGACTCGACCGAGTCTATCACCGCATGGATGCGGTGCTCACCGGCAAACTGGGCCATGCGCCGGCGCTCGACCCCTACGGCGAGCCGGAACGGCTTCAAGCGGCGCAGCGCCGGCGACTCGACGAGCGGCTGGGAACGCTTGCCGCGCTCGGCGTCGAGCGTCCGTTGATCGAGCTGCTGGGCGACTATCTGGCCCACGCGCCCGCTCAAGACCTGGCCCGAATTCGCCCGCTCACATTGGCCAACCGCTTCGATCTCCCCGGTCAGAATCTGATCGACGCCTGTCTTGCGGCGACGACGACGGGTCTCTTGGAGCTGCATTGGGATATTCTCTGTCCGACGTGCCGCGTCTCGGCCGACGTGAAGGACACGCTGCGCGAGATTCAACGGCACGCCCGTTGCGAAGTGTGCAATCTCGATTTCGAGCTGGACTTCGCCAAATCGGTCGAAATGATCTTCCGCGCTCATCCGGAGGTCCGCAAGGCTGAACTGGGGACGTATTGCGCCGGAGGTCCGGAACACTCGCCCCATGTGTTGGCCCAACTGCGGCTCGATCCAGGAGAATGCATGGAGGCGGAACTCGCTCTGGCGGAAGGGGAATACCTGCTTCGCGGACCACAGCTTCCGCAGTCGATCAAGATTCGGGTCCGCCCAAGCGGCGCTCCGAGTCATGAAAACATTCGGCTTAACGCCGAATTTGATCCGCGCACGGTCCTCAGCCTGCGCGCCGGCAAGCAGCGTCTGGCGATCAACAATGAATACGCTCGCCAACTTCTCGTCCGGATCGAGCGCTGCGTGCCGCGAACGGATGTCGTCACGGCGGCCCATGCGTCGACACTCGCCCAATTCCGGGCGCTGTTTCCAGGCGAAATTCTCAAGGCCGGACAGTTGATGCAGTTGGAGACGATCACGCTGCTCGTGACGGCGGTCGAACGCCTCGACGCGCTGCACGCCGAACTTGGCGACGCGGAGGTCTATCTCCGTCTGCAAGACCACATTCAGACGCTCGAGGCCGCGGTTCGCCAGGCCGGCGGAACGGTGGTGAAGGTCCAATCGGATGGCGTTGTCGCCGCGTTTAGCGACGTAGCGGCGGCCCTGCACGCGGGGATGACGCTGCTGACGGGCGATGAATCCATGGCCGAGCCGGACCCCTTGCGAATCAAGGTTGGCATCCACCGTGGCCGAGCGCTCGTCACCACGCTCAATGATCGTTTGGATTACTTCGGCGCGACGGCGCGGATTGCAGCTTCGTTGCCGCAATTTGCACGCGGCGGCGAACTGATTCTGACGGAGGCCGTGCATTCCGACCCTCTCGCGACGGCTCTAATCGAACAAAGCGGCCTGGTGACCGACTTGGTTCAGCTCGAATTGCCAGGTTTGGCGCGGCAGTATGCAATACGATTGACCATACCGACGCGTCAAGGCGCGGAACCGGAATCGAGCACCGTCGAAAAAGCCGCGACAATCTGA
- a CDS encoding EAL domain-containing protein yields the protein MNPPVESMSVQSDWFLCERSEYDNTTRSLNINVNPFRIGRLSNLPLCLSSTSVSKLHAELILEDGRLTVRDLGSTNGTFVNGRRIADPAPLADGDLLQLANVVFRIGHRQLVPCPRTVEESAADWALALCQFDQLMSDRAVVPHFQPIVDLADSRTIGFEALGRSYIKGLELPSLMFAAAEKLDQECALSDLLRVEGIQIGTGLPQRPILFVNTHPAEVFNARLIESIQQLRERFPTQPLAIEIHEAAATDIQALVEFREWLRDLKIQLAFDDFGAGQARLLELTETSPDYVKFDIELIRGIDQATPRRRQTLAALVRMVGDLGIATLAEGIETSEESTTCRALGFQLAQGFYFGRPAPLSNYTERS from the coding sequence ATGAATCCGCCCGTCGAATCGATGTCGGTCCAATCGGATTGGTTCTTGTGCGAACGAAGCGAATACGATAACACCACGCGCTCGTTGAACATCAACGTCAATCCGTTTCGTATTGGCCGGCTCTCCAACCTGCCCTTATGCCTGTCCAGCACTTCGGTGTCCAAACTGCACGCCGAATTGATACTGGAGGATGGCCGGCTGACCGTGCGCGATCTGGGAAGCACGAACGGAACATTCGTGAACGGCCGGCGTATCGCCGATCCGGCGCCGCTGGCTGACGGGGACCTCCTGCAACTGGCGAATGTGGTTTTTCGGATCGGTCACCGCCAACTCGTTCCTTGCCCGCGGACGGTCGAAGAGAGCGCCGCCGACTGGGCGCTGGCGCTGTGCCAATTCGATCAATTGATGAGCGATCGCGCGGTCGTGCCGCATTTTCAGCCGATTGTCGATCTAGCCGACTCGCGCACGATCGGCTTCGAGGCGCTGGGCCGCAGCTACATCAAGGGATTGGAATTGCCGAGCTTGATGTTCGCCGCGGCAGAGAAACTCGACCAGGAATGCGCCCTGAGCGACCTATTGCGGGTCGAAGGGATCCAGATTGGAACGGGACTTCCCCAGCGGCCGATTCTCTTCGTCAATACCCATCCGGCCGAAGTATTCAACGCGCGGCTCATCGAATCGATCCAGCAGCTTCGCGAGCGGTTCCCAACGCAGCCGCTGGCGATCGAAATCCACGAAGCTGCCGCGACGGACATCCAGGCGCTCGTTGAATTCCGTGAATGGCTGCGAGACTTGAAGATCCAACTGGCATTCGACGATTTTGGGGCCGGTCAGGCCAGGCTGTTGGAATTAACGGAGACTTCGCCGGACTACGTGAAATTCGATATCGAACTCATTCGTGGGATCGATCAGGCGACACCCCGTCGCCGACAGACGCTAGCGGCCCTGGTGCGAATGGTCGGCGACCTGGGCATCGCCACCCTGGCGGAAGGCATCGAGACGAGCGAGGAATCGACGACCTGCCGCGCGCTCGGCTTCCAGTTGGCTCAAGGCTTCTACTTCGGCCGCCCCGCTCCCCTGTCGAATTACACCGAGCGATCTTAG
- a CDS encoding SGNH/GDSL hydrolase family protein — MRRRRSSAKLHLEPIREPPGTVPLLQSPRSKTGTVSFAPRFSDRLLAAIPLVAFLLIAPLLRAADAPADAAKQGPQSPSPSAKWEKEIQAFEAADKKNPPPEGAILFTGASGIRMWKTLAEDFPDQKVINRGFGGSEMADSVYFADRIVVPYKPRLIVIQAGGNDINNGKTPEQVLADFKAFVEKVRAKLPDARIAFLSMNPSPSRWAQREKQQRGNQLVKEYIAPEKNLDYIDFWAALLGPDGQPRADLFIQDRLHNNAAGYKIRADVVRPHLK; from the coding sequence ATGCGTCGGCGCCGCTCCTCCGCGAAACTCCACTTAGAGCCTATCCGAGAACCGCCTGGGACTGTCCCCCTTTTGCAAAGTCCGCGGAGCAAAACGGGGACTGTCTCCTTTGCCCCGCGGTTCTCGGATAGGCTCTTAGCCGCAATTCCCCTCGTCGCGTTTCTTTTGATCGCGCCGCTGCTGCGGGCTGCGGATGCGCCGGCGGATGCCGCGAAACAGGGTCCGCAGTCGCCATCGCCGAGCGCGAAATGGGAGAAGGAAATTCAGGCGTTCGAGGCGGCCGACAAGAAAAACCCGCCCCCCGAGGGCGCGATTCTATTCACTGGCGCCTCGGGAATTCGGATGTGGAAGACACTGGCTGAAGACTTCCCGGATCAGAAGGTCATCAATCGGGGCTTCGGCGGCTCGGAGATGGCCGACTCGGTCTACTTCGCCGACCGCATCGTCGTCCCATACAAGCCCCGGCTGATCGTGATTCAAGCCGGCGGCAACGACATCAACAACGGCAAGACGCCCGAGCAGGTGCTGGCCGACTTCAAGGCGTTCGTCGAAAAAGTGCGGGCGAAGTTGCCGGATGCTCGCATTGCCTTCCTCTCGATGAACCCCAGCCCTTCGCGCTGGGCGCAGCGCGAGAAGCAACAGCGCGGCAATCAGCTCGTCAAGGAGTACATCGCCCCGGAGAAGAACCTCGACTACATCGACTTCTGGGCGGCCCTGCTCGGCCCGGACGGCCAGCCGCGCGCGGACCTCTTCATTCAAGACCGCCTGCACAACAACGCCGCCGGTTACAAGATCCGTGCCGACGTGGTGCGGCCGCACCTAAAGTAG
- a CDS encoding sulfite exporter TauE/SafE family protein, translated as MFWFWLFLFGSAIGILSGLLGIGGGVLLVPGLLLLFGFSQTEAQGTSLAVLIPPIGIFAALVYYQNGFVRLPVVGYIALGFVVGAYLGAKCVPLVPTNVLRPAFGVLMLYLGFLFVFDVTGSRGAVALPAGIAAILSGLLARILGRKHTAKLILKPPGDHHEYHI; from the coding sequence ATGTTCTGGTTTTGGCTGTTTTTGTTCGGAAGTGCAATTGGAATACTAAGTGGACTGTTAGGGATCGGCGGTGGCGTCCTGTTGGTTCCGGGATTGCTGCTCTTGTTCGGCTTCAGCCAAACGGAGGCCCAGGGGACCAGCCTCGCCGTGTTGATCCCGCCGATCGGTATCTTCGCCGCTTTAGTTTATTACCAGAACGGCTTTGTTCGGCTCCCGGTCGTCGGCTACATCGCGCTCGGCTTCGTCGTCGGAGCCTATTTGGGGGCAAAATGCGTTCCCCTCGTGCCGACCAACGTATTGCGACCGGCGTTCGGAGTGCTGATGCTCTATCTCGGATTTCTCTTCGTCTTTGACGTGACTGGCAGTCGAGGCGCGGTGGCTCTGCCGGCCGGAATTGCCGCAATTCTCTCCGGTCTTCTGGCCCGAATTCTAGGTCGAAAACATACCGCGAAGCTGATTTTGAAGCCGCCGGGAGACCATCACGAATACCATATCTGA
- a CDS encoding sulfite oxidase, with protein MSERLDALSRDLEGFKGPASPETERRKVVTAFPENSETPLESVQSWVTPNRLFFVRNHFDVPTINRNDYRLRIHGCVDRPVEWTWDELTALPERSVFSTVECAGNGRSFLQQKVSGVQWGAGAIGHAEWTGVPLHLVLEKSGIQSGAQEVIFEGADRGAEPDHPEPMNFARGLPLEKALDPNTLLAYRMNGEFLTPSHGYPLRLFVPGWYGVASVKWLERIEVVSEPFQGYFQTVKYTVQRRGPTGLETVVLGPMAVKSEIIRPQTGAVLGPGMNRISGVAWAGEEPVDRVEVSTDGGESWNSAELIGLRAPYSWTLWGYRWEVAEPGSYTLRVRATSASGRTQPEQHELLNGGYVIHMIRPIAVKIEPLARHELASLDDRDALLYDMNAFAEENSRRGLDLEMEFAGGDGI; from the coding sequence ATGTCCGAAAGACTCGACGCACTTTCTCGCGATCTCGAAGGCTTTAAAGGCCCGGCATCGCCGGAAACCGAGCGGCGAAAGGTCGTCACAGCGTTTCCCGAAAACAGTGAAACGCCGCTTGAAAGCGTGCAAAGCTGGGTCACTCCTAATCGACTGTTTTTCGTTCGCAATCATTTCGATGTGCCGACGATCAATCGGAATGATTATCGGCTGCGGATTCATGGCTGCGTCGATCGGCCGGTCGAGTGGACTTGGGACGAATTGACGGCGCTGCCCGAGCGGAGCGTCTTCTCGACGGTCGAATGTGCTGGCAACGGGCGGTCGTTCTTGCAGCAAAAAGTTTCCGGTGTGCAGTGGGGCGCGGGAGCGATCGGCCATGCGGAATGGACCGGCGTCCCCTTGCACCTCGTCCTGGAAAAGTCCGGAATTCAATCCGGTGCCCAGGAGGTTATCTTCGAAGGCGCCGACCGCGGCGCCGAACCCGACCATCCCGAGCCGATGAACTTCGCCCGCGGTCTGCCGCTGGAAAAAGCCCTCGATCCCAACACCTTGCTGGCCTATCGCATGAACGGCGAGTTCCTGACCCCCAGCCACGGCTATCCGTTGCGGCTGTTCGTTCCGGGTTGGTACGGCGTCGCCTCGGTAAAGTGGCTTGAGCGAATCGAGGTGGTTAGTGAGCCGTTCCAAGGCTATTTCCAGACCGTGAAGTACACCGTGCAGCGCCGCGGGCCGACCGGGCTTGAAACGGTGGTCCTCGGACCAATGGCGGTCAAGTCGGAGATCATCCGGCCGCAAACCGGCGCGGTCCTCGGCCCGGGAATGAATCGGATTTCCGGTGTGGCCTGGGCCGGCGAGGAACCGGTCGATCGCGTGGAAGTCAGCACCGACGGGGGCGAAAGCTGGAATTCGGCGGAACTGATCGGGTTGCGAGCGCCATATAGCTGGACGTTGTGGGGATACCGCTGGGAGGTGGCCGAGCCAGGGAGTTACACTCTGCGCGTTCGGGCGACATCGGCATCCGGACGAACGCAGCCCGAGCAGCACGAACTCCTAAACGGCGGCTACGTCATTCACATGATCCGGCCGATCGCCGTGAAGATCGAACCGCTCGCGCGGCACGAACTGGCGTCGCTCGACGACCGCGACGCGCTGCTCTACGACATGAACGCGTTTGCCGAGGAAAATAGCCGACGCGGGCTTGATCTGGAGATGGAGTTTGCCGGCGGGGACGGGATTTAA
- a CDS encoding threonine synthase, translating into MPSFVTHLESAIDGTRLDASVPQTTHAGRPLWVRYDLAAIGRALTREMFVQRPPTLWRYRELLPVADDDSIVTLGEGMTPILPCPRLGGALGLRNLWVKDESQLPTGSFKARGQTAAISMCRQFGIRRVAIPTAGNAGGAMAAYAARAGIEAFVFMPSDTPLVNQVEAALAGAKVFLVEGLINDCGRIVRDGMGPMGWFDISTLKEPYRVEGKKTMGLELAEQLGWKLPDVILYPTGGGTGLVGMWKAFAEMRTLGWLESEKLPRMVAVQSNGCCPIVRAFESGERFAEPFAGAATVASGLRVPAAVGDFMILDAVRASGGTAVAVEEGRIVEWMRRGIAAEGISFCPESAACIGAAEKLAASGWLGADEQVLLFNCGAAQKYPHVTPFDLPVIRDPGAVDWERLR; encoded by the coding sequence ATGCCATCCTTCGTAACCCATCTCGAAAGCGCGATTGACGGCACGCGGCTGGATGCTTCCGTACCGCAGACAACGCATGCCGGCCGGCCGCTTTGGGTGCGGTATGATTTGGCGGCGATTGGCCGAGCGCTCACGCGCGAAATGTTTGTACAGCGGCCGCCGACGTTATGGCGCTATCGCGAGCTGCTTCCAGTGGCCGACGACGATTCTATCGTCACGCTCGGCGAAGGGATGACGCCCATTTTGCCCTGTCCGCGGCTGGGCGGGGCGCTCGGTTTGCGCAATCTGTGGGTGAAAGACGAGTCGCAGCTTCCCACCGGCAGCTTCAAGGCCCGGGGGCAGACGGCCGCGATCTCGATGTGCCGGCAGTTCGGCATCCGCCGCGTCGCCATCCCGACCGCCGGAAACGCGGGTGGGGCGATGGCCGCCTACGCGGCCCGGGCCGGGATCGAGGCCTTCGTGTTCATGCCCAGCGACACGCCTCTGGTGAACCAGGTCGAAGCGGCGCTCGCCGGGGCGAAGGTCTTTCTCGTCGAGGGGCTGATCAACGACTGCGGCCGGATCGTCCGCGACGGGATGGGGCCGATGGGCTGGTTCGACATTTCCACGCTCAAGGAGCCGTATCGCGTCGAAGGGAAAAAGACGATGGGGCTGGAGCTGGCCGAGCAGCTCGGCTGGAAACTGCCCGACGTGATCCTCTATCCCACCGGCGGCGGCACGGGACTGGTCGGGATGTGGAAGGCATTCGCGGAAATGCGGACGCTCGGCTGGCTCGAGTCGGAGAAGCTGCCGCGAATGGTCGCGGTTCAGTCCAACGGCTGCTGCCCGATCGTGCGGGCTTTCGAGAGCGGAGAGCGGTTTGCCGAGCCATTCGCCGGGGCGGCGACCGTGGCCAGCGGCTTGAGAGTTCCCGCGGCCGTCGGAGACTTTATGATCTTGGACGCCGTGCGCGCGAGCGGCGGCACCGCGGTCGCCGTCGAAGAGGGACGGATCGTCGAGTGGATGCGGCGCGGAATCGCGGCTGAAGGGATTTCCTTCTGCCCCGAGTCGGCCGCCTGCATCGGCGCGGCGGAGAAGCTGGCCGCATCGGGCTGGCTCGGCGCCGACGAGCAGGTCTTGCTATTCAACTGCGGCGCGGCGCAGAAATATCCGCACGTGACGCCGTTCGATCTGCCGGTGATTCGCGATCCAGGTGCCGTGGATTGGGAGCGGCTGCGATGA